The following are from one region of the Stigmatella ashevillena genome:
- the sctU gene encoding type III secretion system export apparatus subunit SctU, giving the protein MSDEKTEEPSQKKLDDARKKGQVWKSKDLTGVFVFLVGLGAVKGMWDTIVEELKTLFLFTFQYIAQPEELSRATANAMSMAVRTVLFLTAPIVAGGAVIAGLVEFLQVGALFTMDPLIPKLEKLNPIQGIKNIFSKKTVVEMIKNLVKISVAAYVVFGVVRDMIDMLVQTVRMDTSGLLAVMGEMVYRVCTRVALVFLLFSIFDIWWQRKAFMKEMMMSKDDVKKEYKESEGDPHHKAHRKQMHQEIMEGAQMEAVKDADVIVTNPDHVAVALQYDRNKDAAPRVLAKGIDFKAERIKAIARESDVPTLRNVPLAHALLRVEVGQDIPEELYDAVAEVLNFVYGLKSGAGAHP; this is encoded by the coding sequence ATGTCCGACGAGAAAACAGAGGAACCGAGTCAAAAGAAGCTCGATGACGCCCGGAAGAAGGGGCAGGTCTGGAAGAGCAAGGACCTGACAGGCGTCTTCGTCTTCCTCGTGGGACTGGGCGCCGTGAAGGGCATGTGGGACACGATCGTCGAGGAGCTGAAGACGCTCTTCCTCTTCACGTTCCAGTACATCGCGCAGCCAGAGGAGCTGTCGCGGGCCACCGCCAACGCGATGTCGATGGCGGTGCGCACGGTGCTGTTTCTCACGGCCCCCATCGTCGCCGGTGGGGCGGTCATCGCGGGGCTGGTGGAGTTCCTCCAGGTGGGGGCGCTCTTCACCATGGATCCGTTGATTCCGAAGCTCGAGAAGCTCAACCCCATCCAGGGCATCAAGAACATCTTCTCCAAGAAGACCGTGGTGGAGATGATCAAGAACCTGGTGAAAATCAGTGTCGCGGCCTACGTCGTTTTCGGCGTGGTGCGGGACATGATCGACATGCTGGTCCAGACGGTGCGCATGGACACCTCGGGCCTGCTGGCGGTGATGGGAGAGATGGTCTACCGCGTCTGCACCCGCGTGGCGCTCGTCTTCCTGCTGTTCTCCATTTTCGACATCTGGTGGCAGCGCAAGGCCTTCATGAAGGAAATGATGATGTCGAAGGACGACGTCAAGAAGGAGTACAAGGAGAGCGAAGGCGACCCGCACCACAAGGCGCACCGCAAGCAGATGCACCAGGAGATCATGGAGGGGGCGCAGATGGAGGCCGTCAAGGACGCCGACGTCATCGTCACCAACCCCGACCACGTGGCGGTGGCCCTCCAGTACGATCGCAACAAGGACGCCGCGCCCCGGGTGCTGGCCAAAGGCATCGACTTCAAGGCCGAGCGCATCAAGGCGATTGCCCGCGAGTCGGACGTGCCCACGCTGCGCAACGTGCCGCTGGCGCACGCGCTCCTGCGGGTGGAAGTGGGCCAGGACATTCCCGAGGAGCTGTACGACGCGGTGGCCGAGGTCCTCAACTTTGTCTACGGGCTGAAGTCCGGGGCCGGGGCGCACCCGTGA
- a CDS encoding EscU/YscU/HrcU family type III secretion system export apparatus switch protein yields MSDEAEIAIALKYNQNNDSAPRVVAKGMRLKAEKIREIAKQYNIPIMKNLPLASALYRVDVGQEVPEELYDAVAEVLNFVYALQQEQQASGKR; encoded by the coding sequence ATGAGTGACGAGGCGGAGATCGCGATCGCGCTGAAGTACAATCAGAACAATGACTCCGCGCCGCGCGTGGTGGCCAAGGGCATGCGCCTGAAGGCGGAGAAAATCCGGGAGATCGCCAAGCAATACAACATTCCCATCATGAAGAACCTCCCTCTGGCCAGCGCGCTGTACCGCGTCGACGTGGGCCAGGAAGTCCCCGAGGAGCTGTATGACGCGGTGGCCGAGGTCCTCAATTTCGTCTACGCGCTGCAGCAGGAACAGCAGGCGAGCGGGAAGCGTTGA
- a CDS encoding SycD/LcrH family type III secretion system chaperone — MAAPDSNSPQEEAKLVAALQRWADGKATLRDVRGYSDEELYAIAKTAYFFFYQGRLNEARTLFQGLYAINPADSYFAKALGVVELASGNAQGALAAYDVAIKLSPNDAQAHVGRAEVRLTLGQKPQAVEDLRRAVSLVPEDDPVGRKAAAMVSTLSRR; from the coding sequence ATGGCCGCACCGGACTCCAACAGCCCTCAGGAAGAGGCGAAGCTCGTCGCGGCGCTGCAACGCTGGGCAGACGGCAAGGCCACCCTGCGCGATGTGCGGGGCTACTCGGACGAAGAGCTCTATGCCATCGCCAAGACGGCCTACTTCTTCTTCTATCAGGGGCGTCTGAACGAGGCGCGCACGCTCTTCCAAGGGCTGTACGCCATCAATCCGGCGGACTCCTACTTCGCCAAGGCCCTGGGGGTGGTGGAGCTGGCGTCCGGCAATGCCCAGGGCGCCCTGGCCGCCTATGACGTGGCCATCAAGCTGTCCCCCAATGATGCGCAGGCGCACGTGGGCCGGGCCGAGGTGCGGCTGACCTTGGGGCAGAAGCCCCAGGCGGTGGAGGATCTGCGCCGCGCCGTGTCACTCGTGCCTGAAGATGATCCTGTGGGGCGCAAGGCGGCGGCCATGGTGTCCACGCTGTCCAGGCGGTGA
- a CDS encoding DUF1521 domain-containing protein, with product MSTKSVGANIPNVNAWGAGLKSGLSATDAQLVKTAVATLGEFAKAAASTLDQLSKTATTGAAAPTATATGAQTDALDWGGGAKSLNDVFNLALNGAPSSPTPGDSAHPSGSLKTDPKTGVVTTPGGYKIEATGQFDWKITGPDGKETKVWGDPHVAEGDGGTWDFKRDSTFVLGDGTRINVTTKPYGNGMTVTGGLDIISGNDRVQVTDIDKGKGKTGPVTADGYANVNSFGGKDVFVMGKETDDWSFQGKEIVGSNNGGESFKLGNDLAPGTPKPTNPTTKPAPGNKFEQLADLFKALSKVFDSLKNLSDVLGRRNGQDGGVQAPGRGPWLNRRQGALEKSFSQIGRMLDTALRFQNLSSGIQTNRNHFLA from the coding sequence ATGTCTACCAAGTCTGTCGGAGCGAACATCCCGAACGTGAACGCCTGGGGCGCCGGCCTGAAGAGCGGACTCAGCGCGACCGATGCTCAGCTTGTGAAGACCGCTGTCGCGACCCTGGGCGAGTTCGCCAAGGCCGCTGCCTCGACGCTCGACCAACTGTCGAAGACCGCCACCACCGGCGCCGCGGCCCCCACGGCGACGGCCACGGGTGCCCAGACGGACGCCCTGGACTGGGGTGGTGGCGCCAAGTCCCTGAACGACGTCTTCAACCTGGCGCTCAACGGCGCTCCCTCTTCTCCGACCCCGGGCGACTCCGCTCACCCGTCGGGCAGCCTGAAGACGGACCCCAAGACGGGCGTCGTCACCACCCCGGGCGGCTACAAGATCGAGGCCACGGGCCAGTTCGACTGGAAGATCACCGGTCCGGACGGCAAGGAGACCAAGGTGTGGGGCGATCCGCACGTGGCCGAGGGCGACGGCGGCACCTGGGACTTCAAGCGTGACAGCACCTTCGTGCTGGGCGACGGCACGCGCATCAACGTCACCACCAAGCCCTACGGCAACGGCATGACGGTGACCGGCGGCCTGGACATCATCTCCGGCAACGACCGTGTGCAGGTCACGGACATCGACAAGGGCAAGGGCAAGACCGGCCCGGTGACGGCGGACGGCTACGCCAACGTCAACAGCTTCGGTGGCAAGGACGTGTTCGTCATGGGCAAGGAGACCGATGACTGGTCCTTCCAGGGCAAGGAGATCGTCGGCAGCAACAACGGCGGCGAGTCCTTCAAGCTCGGCAATGACCTGGCCCCCGGCACCCCCAAGCCGACCAACCCGACGACCAAGCCGGCCCCGGGCAACAAGTTCGAGCAGCTGGCGGACCTCTTCAAGGCGCTGTCGAAGGTGTTCGACTCGCTGAAGAACCTCTCGGACGTGCTCGGTCGCCGCAACGGCCAGGACGGTGGCGTGCAGGCCCCGGGCCGTGGCCCCTGGCTGAACCGCCGTCAGGGCGCGCTGGAGAAGTCCTTCTCGCAGATCGGCCGCATGCTGGACACGGCCCTGCGGTTCCAGAACCTGAGCAGCGGCATCCAGACCAACCGCAACCACTTCCTGGCCTGA
- a CDS encoding tetratricopeptide repeat protein — MSDKTQEKPQSTTRDLSQEDAERLIGGEITPGEFLGLSPERLYKIATLGHGMLKSGQLQQALEIFEGLTAASPYDSVFHCHLAATLARLERFDEAKSSYTRSLELNIANVDSLVGRGELYLRESKLPEALKDIQAALTLDPKAERDTTKRARATLLVLQRMAEGK; from the coding sequence TTGAGCGATAAAACCCAAGAGAAGCCTCAGTCCACCACCCGCGACCTGTCCCAGGAGGATGCGGAGCGACTCATCGGTGGTGAAATCACGCCAGGCGAGTTCCTCGGCCTTTCCCCCGAGCGGCTCTACAAGATCGCGACGCTGGGCCATGGGATGTTGAAGTCGGGCCAGCTGCAACAGGCCCTGGAGATTTTCGAGGGTCTGACCGCGGCCTCGCCCTATGACAGCGTCTTCCACTGTCACCTGGCCGCGACCCTGGCGCGGCTGGAGCGCTTCGATGAAGCGAAGAGTTCCTACACTCGGTCTCTCGAGCTCAACATTGCCAATGTGGACTCGCTCGTTGGCCGGGGAGAGTTGTACCTCCGCGAGAGCAAGCTTCCCGAGGCGCTCAAGGACATCCAGGCCGCCCTGACGCTGGATCCCAAGGCAGAGAGGGATACGACCAAGCGTGCACGTGCCACCCTGTTGGTGCTCCAGCGGATGGCAGAGGGCAAGTGA
- a CDS encoding tetratricopeptide repeat protein: MANPDNGTTGPELLERAMEGFEFYEQGDYASARSIFEELCAKDPREAYYRTALGAISLAEDELDLALENFNQALALNAKDAAALVNRGEVRLRLGDIVEAAQDFARAVDLDPENKDPLTLRARLLVAAALETIEAAQRSAHSEWTK; encoded by the coding sequence ATGGCGAATCCCGACAACGGAACCACCGGGCCCGAACTGCTCGAGAGGGCCATGGAGGGCTTCGAGTTCTACGAGCAGGGTGACTATGCCAGCGCCCGTAGCATCTTCGAGGAGCTCTGCGCGAAGGATCCGAGGGAGGCGTATTACCGGACGGCGCTGGGGGCCATCAGCCTCGCGGAAGATGAACTCGACCTGGCGCTGGAGAACTTCAATCAGGCCCTGGCGCTCAACGCAAAGGACGCTGCGGCGCTCGTGAACCGCGGCGAAGTCAGGTTACGGCTGGGAGACATCGTGGAGGCGGCCCAGGACTTTGCCCGGGCTGTCGATCTGGATCCCGAGAACAAGGATCCCCTCACCTTGCGCGCACGACTGTTGGTGGCTGCGGCCTTGGAAACCATCGAGGCCGCTCAGCGGAGTGCCCACTCCGAATGGACGAAATAG
- a CDS encoding tetratricopeptide repeat protein, producing MKVHHFEKRSSPRQPPAAREPEGPSHAHPTLPEFSLHARPTLPEVSLPPPAAEEAAPARRKRASGASKARPQGRAPAQSAGASPASAPAPGVSERLAGARRLIEEGKLDAARAVLERLVALGVAGASAHTLLGGIYLAQGVLDRALTCFEEALSREPADLSALISRGQVRLSLGDLRRAQEDLQMVLESGTAGSPLVQQAQQLLARIGELRNRKRR from the coding sequence GTGAAGGTTCACCACTTCGAGAAGCGCTCCTCGCCTCGCCAGCCCCCGGCTGCGCGGGAGCCCGAGGGGCCCTCTCACGCCCATCCCACGTTGCCCGAGTTTTCGCTGCACGCGCGTCCCACCCTGCCCGAGGTCTCCTTGCCGCCACCGGCAGCGGAGGAAGCCGCTCCCGCACGCCGCAAGCGCGCCTCGGGAGCTTCCAAGGCGCGCCCACAGGGCCGTGCCCCGGCGCAGTCCGCAGGGGCCTCGCCCGCGTCTGCTCCCGCTCCCGGTGTGTCGGAGCGTCTGGCCGGCGCGCGCCGCCTCATCGAGGAAGGCAAGTTGGATGCGGCGCGGGCCGTCTTGGAGCGGCTCGTGGCGTTGGGGGTGGCGGGGGCCTCCGCGCATACCTTGCTCGGAGGCATCTATCTGGCCCAAGGCGTTCTGGATCGTGCGCTCACGTGCTTCGAGGAGGCGCTCTCGCGGGAGCCCGCGGATCTCTCCGCGTTGATCTCCCGGGGGCAGGTCCGGCTGAGCCTGGGAGATCTGCGCCGGGCTCAGGAGGATCTCCAGATGGTGCTGGAGTCTGGCACGGCGGGCAGCCCGCTCGTGCAGCAGGCCCAGCAGCTGTTGGCGCGCATCGGCGAGCTGCGCAACCGCAAGCGGCGCTGA